The Daucus carota subsp. sativus chromosome 2, DH1 v3.0, whole genome shotgun sequence genome includes a window with the following:
- the LOC108209584 gene encoding rab escort protein 1, producing the protein MAADEGTMSYPPIEPSTFDLIIVGTGLHESIIAASASAAGKSVLHLDPNAFYGSHFASLSLPDLTAFLTSPSPSPPSLSHSSLPNLSQVPLQTRNLYSVIEISKTETIEEAKRFCVDLAGPRVLFCADLAVDLLLKSSANQYMEFKNVEECLVWEGSKGLRNVPDSRSAIFKDKGLDWREKNQLMKFFKLVQKHLDVEESGERISEEDLESPFAEFLSKMSLPPNIKSIILYAIAMADCDQDLAEIKTGILKTKEGIKRLALYNSSIGRFPNAFGALIYPIYGQGELPQAFCRRAAVKGCIYVLRMPVIALLMDEGNKSYRGVKLSSGQELFSEKLILDPSFIVPPGIANSSVDTHEDSSHICGSGNINQKVARGICIAKTPLKPDVSSCLVFFPPRSLYPEQASTLRVLQLASNIAVCPSGMFVFHISAVCGDAIEGKKLLNAAVNALFPVPSIIPINSFQEENGNMEELQPTLLWHAFYIQELCTGSVGSISSMPMPDMNLNYNDAIEASAKIFQMMYPNEEFFPETVTSDIPEDNDDIATDTESR; encoded by the exons ATGGCAGCCGATGAGGGAACGATGTCGTATCCCCCAATCGAACCCTCAACTTTCGACCTAATCATCGTCGGCACCGGCCTTCACGAATCAATCATCGCCGCCTCCGCCTCCGCCGCCGGAAAATCCGTCCTCCACCTCGACCCCAACGCCTTCTACGGCAGCCATTTCGCCTCTCTATCCCTCCCCGACCTCACCGCCTTCCTcacctccccctctccctcccctccctctctctcccactCCTCTCTCCCAAATCTCTCCCAAGTCCCTCTCCAAACTCGAAACCTGTACTCCGTTATCGAGATATCGAAAACCGAAACAATTGAAGAGGCTAAGAGGTTTTGTGTTGACTTGGCCGGACCTAGGGTTTTGTTTTGTGCTGACCTGGCGGTTGACTTGTTGTTGAAGTCGAGTGCGAATCAGTATATGGAGTTTAAGAATGTGGAAGAGTGTTTAGTTTGGGAAGGGAGCAAGGGGTTGAGGAATGTGCCGGATTCACGAAGCGCGATTTTTAAGGATAAGGGGCTGGATTGGAGGGAGAAGAATCAGTTGATGAAGTTTTTTAAGCTGGTGCAGAAGCATCTCGATGTGGAGGAGAGTGGTGAGAGGATTTCCGAGGAGGATCTGGAGAGTCCCTTTGCCGAATTTTTGAGTAAAATGTCGTTGCCGCCTAATATTAAATC GATAATTCTATATGCAATAGCTATGGCAGATTGTGATCAAGATCTCGCGGAAATAAAGACAGGGATTCTCAAAACAAAAGAAGGAATTAAACGTTTAGCACTTTATAACTCATCAATTGGCAG ATTCCCCAATGCATTTGGGGCTTTAATCTATCCTATTTATGGCCAAGGAGAATTGCCACAAGCGTTCTGTCGTCGTGCTGCAGTTAAAGGTTGTATCTAT GTTCTGCGAATGCCTGTGATTGCTCTGCTTATGGATGAG GGAAATAAAAGTTACAGAGGCGTTAAGCTGTCTTCTGGGCAAGAGCTGTTCAGCGAAAAGCTAATATTGGATCCATCATTTATAGTTCCGCCAGGGATTGCAAATTCCTCTGTAGATACTCATGAAGATAGCTCTCATATTTGTGGCTCGGGGAATATTAATCAAAAGGTCGCTAGAGGAATCTGCATTGCAAAAACTCCGTTGAAGCCAGATGTATCCAGTTGTCTGGTGTTTTTCCCTCCTAGAT CTCTGTATCCGGAGCAGGCGTCAACCCTGCGAGTTCTTCAGCTTGCTAGCAATATCGCTGTTTGTCCTTCTGGCAT GTTTGTGTTTCACATTTCAGCTGTTTGTGGGGATGCCATTGAAGGGAAAAAGTTACTCAATGCAGCTGTAAATGCCCTTTTTCCAGTTCCTAGTATAATCCCTATAAATAGTTTTCAGGAGGAAAATGGAAATATGGAAGAACTTCAACCCACATTACTCTGGCATGCTTTTTATATACAGGAACTGTGTACG GGTTCAGTTGGATCTATCAGTTCTATGCCTATGCCAGATATGAATCTTAACTACAACGATGCCATTGAAGCTTCTGCAAAG ATTTTCCAGATGATGTATCCTAATGAAGAATTCTTCCCCGAGACGGTCACATCTGATATTCCCGAGGACAACGATGATATTGCTACAGATACAGAATCGCGGTAG
- the LOC108206966 gene encoding DDT domain-containing protein DDR4 — MDVTDDRKLAPSSVIDHRTKLRRRCELATVLNFLTVFEPLLKSKMKVTAEDIEMAIIEPNELLSKLHVMLLKGIPPVSKMLDRTDAWVTVLCKKLSDWWPWVANGDLPLTVNKGKEISEYKELEPTTRLVVLKALCEIRLQQDDAVSYINNAMKTGSEVSTFQKHRICGDEKGTSYWVDGDASIGYRLYKEVRKFESKQNDEGDGYFPAIDIQWETLATSLEEFRKVVVDFSSSKIKLEVDVCKTVEANVLPVLEKLHKKRERAVKQQKSREMILSGSQFSGLTRTCRTRTAVCYTFDEYDKRISEAISVQQQQTKKRKTTKEPVAVKKHSDNEKETETASEETMDRIEESEHCNSKKETENTSQEILQSDMKVQNDIVADSETESENHQDVDIDDNMQSQDIVSDSETESESHHDGDIDDNSDVEWDEDINDASSEDGIASNSSDKENKNLDKNHVTCARRRQGLPQRKRVAGVVSPAQENSNKGAKARPRGRLTRKDSLDSFVAPDSEGESSPADTSGRSSSGNLSDDSVRR; from the exons ATGGACGTCACAGATGATCGGAAACTTGCTCCGTCGTCGGTAATCGATCACCGGACGAAGCTTCGTCGGCGCTGCGAGTTAGCCACCGTCCTCAATTTCTTAACC GTGTTTGAGCCGTTGTTAAAGAGCAAAATGAAAGTAACAGCTGAAGATATCGAGATGGCGATTATTGAGCCCAACGAGTTGCTCTCGAAGCTGCACGTTATGCTCTTAAAG GGTATACCACCAGTAAGTAAGATGTTGGATCGTACTGATGCTTGGGTGACTGTACTGTGTAAGAAACTGTCTGATTGGTGGCCATGG GTTGCTAATGGGGATCTTCCTCTTACTGTAAATAAAGG GAAGGAGATATCTGAATACAAAGAACTTGAACCAACAACCCGTCTAGTGGTACTTAAAGCGCTCTGTGAGATCCGACTTCAG CAAGATGACGCAGTGTCTTATATTAACAATGCTATGAAAACTGGATCTGAGGTTTCTACATTTCAGAAACATAGGATATGTGGTGATGAGAAAGGGACTTCATACTG GGTTGATGGGGATGCTTCTATAGGCTATAGATTGTACAAGGAAGTACGCAAGTTTGAATCCAAGCAAAATGATGAAGGCGATGGATATTTTCCAGCGATAGATATTCAATGGGAAACACTTGCAACCAGTCTTGAAGAATTCCGTAAAGTTGTT GTTGACTTCTCGTCTAGTAAAATAAAGTTGGAAGTTGATGTTTGTAAGACTGTTGAAGCTAATGTTCTTCCAGTACTTGAGAAACTACATAAG AAGAGAGAAAGGGCGGTGAAACAACAAAAAAGTAGAGAAATGATTTTAAGTGGTTCTCAGTTTTCCGGTCTCACTCGTACATGCCGGACTCGTACAGCCGTTTGTTACACATTTG ATGAATATGACAAAAGAATAAGTGAGGCCATAAGTGTACAACAACAACAGACGAA AAAGAGGAAGACTACCAAGGAGCCGGTGGCAGTAAAAAAACACAGTGATAATGAGAAAGAAACTGAAACTGCTTCAGAGGAGACCATGGACCGAATAGAGGAGAGTGAACACTGTAATTCTAAGAAGGAAACTGAAAATACTTCACAAGAGATACTTCAATCGGACATGAAAGTGCAAAATGATATTGTTGCAGATAGCGAAACTGAGAGCGAGAACCATCAAGATGTTGACATTGATGACAATATGCAATCACAAGATATTGTTTCAGATAGTGAAACTGAGAGTGAGAGTCATCACGATGGTGATATTGATGACAACAGTGATGTTGAATGGGATGAGGATATAAATGATGCTAGTAGTGAGGATGGCATTGCTTCAAACTCCTCTGACAAGGAAAATAAAAACCTTGACAAGAACCATGTTACATGTGCACGCAGGAGACAGGGTTTGCCTCAGAGGAAGAGAGTAGCCGGGGTGGTCAGTCCTGCTCAAGAAAATAGTAATAAAGGTGCTAAAGCTCGGCCGAGGGGCCGACTTACCCGGAAGGACTCCCTTGATTCATTTGTTGCCCCTGATTCGGAAGGAGAAAGCTCGCCAGCAGATACCAGTGGTAGGAGTAGCAGTGGAAACTTGTCTGATGATAGTGTCCGCCGCTGA